A region of Nocardioides sp. JS614 DNA encodes the following proteins:
- a CDS encoding S8 family serine peptidase — translation MPSSRTRLLALTSALAAVLSLTGVASAAAPAAPAAATVGSDLQGAHRGLDRLLADGTPNHRAIVTFAAVPTSTQIGALQALGLVVQPMSHLPLALVEGPVPAMVQAVTAGIGLDVYPDERLQLLDTPSTNAMSSSPAAAQALRTRGFTGKGVTVGVVDSGCDATHSDLADHVVHNVSLLSPEYANAGTDPAIVVPVDQGPVSNTDLGSGHGTHVAGIIAADSSSAEDGSRYGVAPDADLACFAIGAVLFTTAVVTAYDYMLDQPDLLGIDVVNNSWGNSYRQFDPADPVAVATKAVADRGVTVVFAAGNSGSGDVPMSLNPFSQSPWVISVAAGTLDRHRGDFSSNGLVHDNSQPTAIGTEGHTTYTGDRIGLVHPDLTAPGVDIGSTCDSAGTLIGPCGPDENASASGTSMASPHIAGAAAVLLQAQPRLSPEQVRLALQATATPVQATGGPAALPFWEVGYGYANLDRAVQLVRSDGWQGRLRAAAHRADRRVLAADGTAVVRSDFFVHEAPPATAGGSDSASYDVPVSARTRGLAVSLAFPSGGSVGASLFSYTVQVLDPSGKVIATTTSDPVAGSGTALATVRLPQGAEAGTYTFEVTGDYAASDPDTVDSDSLLGRFVTLHVAQLRSSRR, via the coding sequence ATGCCATCCTCGCGCACCCGGCTGCTCGCGCTCACCAGCGCCCTCGCGGCCGTCCTCTCCCTCACCGGCGTCGCCTCCGCGGCGGCGCCGGCGGCACCTGCGGCCGCCACGGTCGGCTCCGACCTCCAGGGCGCGCACCGCGGCCTGGACCGCCTGCTCGCCGACGGTACGCCGAACCACCGGGCGATCGTCACGTTCGCCGCCGTGCCGACCAGCACCCAGATCGGCGCGCTGCAGGCCCTCGGCCTCGTCGTGCAGCCGATGTCCCACCTGCCGCTCGCCCTCGTCGAGGGCCCGGTGCCCGCGATGGTGCAGGCGGTCACGGCCGGCATCGGCCTCGACGTCTACCCCGACGAGCGGCTCCAGCTCCTCGACACCCCGTCGACCAACGCGATGTCGTCGAGCCCGGCGGCGGCCCAGGCCCTGCGCACCCGCGGCTTCACCGGCAAGGGCGTGACCGTCGGCGTCGTCGACTCCGGCTGCGACGCGACGCACTCCGACCTCGCCGACCACGTCGTGCACAACGTGAGCCTGCTCAGCCCCGAGTACGCCAACGCCGGCACCGACCCGGCGATCGTCGTACCCGTCGACCAGGGCCCGGTGAGCAACACCGACCTCGGCAGCGGCCACGGGACGCACGTCGCGGGCATCATCGCCGCCGACTCCTCCTCGGCCGAGGACGGCAGTCGGTACGGCGTCGCCCCGGACGCCGACCTCGCCTGCTTCGCGATCGGCGCAGTGCTGTTCACGACCGCGGTCGTCACCGCCTACGACTACATGCTCGACCAGCCGGACCTGCTCGGCATCGACGTCGTCAACAACTCCTGGGGCAACAGCTACCGCCAGTTCGACCCCGCCGACCCGGTCGCCGTCGCCACCAAGGCCGTGGCCGACCGTGGCGTGACCGTGGTGTTCGCCGCCGGCAACTCCGGCAGCGGCGACGTCCCGATGAGCCTGAACCCGTTCTCCCAGTCGCCCTGGGTGATCTCCGTGGCGGCCGGCACCCTGGACCGGCACCGCGGCGACTTCTCCTCCAACGGCCTGGTCCACGACAACTCGCAACCCACGGCCATCGGCACCGAGGGACACACCACCTACACCGGCGACCGGATCGGGCTGGTGCACCCGGACCTCACCGCCCCCGGCGTCGACATCGGCTCGACCTGCGACAGCGCCGGCACCCTGATCGGGCCGTGCGGACCGGACGAGAACGCCTCGGCCTCGGGCACCTCGATGGCCTCGCCGCACATCGCCGGCGCGGCCGCGGTGCTGCTGCAGGCCCAGCCCCGGCTCAGCCCGGAGCAGGTGCGGCTCGCCCTGCAGGCGACGGCGACGCCGGTCCAGGCGACGGGCGGCCCGGCCGCGCTGCCGTTCTGGGAGGTCGGGTACGGCTACGCCAACCTCGACCGCGCGGTCCAGCTGGTGCGCTCCGACGGCTGGCAGGGGCGGCTGCGTGCCGCCGCCCACCGGGCGGACCGCCGGGTGCTCGCCGCGGACGGCACCGCGGTCGTCCGATCCGACTTCTTCGTCCACGAGGCGCCCCCGGCGACCGCGGGCGGCAGTGACAGCGCGTCGTACGACGTGCCCGTGTCCGCGCGCACCCGCGGGCTCGCCGTGAGCCTGGCGTTCCCGTCCGGCGGCAGCGTCGGCGCCAGCCTGTTCAGCTACACCGTGCAGGTCCTCGACCCCAGCGGGAAGGTGATCGCGACGACCACTTCGGACCCGGTCGCGGGCTCGGGCACCGCGCTGGCGACGGTCCGGCTGCCCCAGGGCGCGGAGGCCGGGACGTACACGTTCGAGGTCACCGGCGACTACGCCGCCTCCGACCCGGACACCGTCGACAGCGACTCGCTGCTGGGCCGGTTCGTCACCCTGCACGTGGCCCAGCTGCGGAGCAGCCGGCGCTAG
- a CDS encoding acetyl-CoA C-acetyltransferase: MSGSVIVAGARTPIGRLLGGLKGLSAADLGGVAIKAALEKAGVTGDQVEYVIMGHVIQAGAGQITARQASVKGGIPMNVPAITINKVCLSGMNAIALADQLIRAGEHEIVVAGGMESMTQAPHLLPKSREGFKYGDTALVDSMAYDALYDQFTDQPMGTLTEACNTGARELTREEQDAFSARSHQLAAAAWKNGVFDDEVVPVEIPQRKGDPVVIANDEGIRGDTTAESLGKLRPAFSKDGTITAGSSSQISDGACAVVVMSKAKAEELGLTWLAEIGASGQVAGPDSSLQSQPANAIKKAVAKEGISVADLDLVELNEAFAAVGIVSARELGIPEEQVNVNGGAIALGHPVGMSGARIVLHLALELKRRGGGVGAAALCGGGGQGDALIVRVPKS, from the coding sequence ATGTCCGGTTCTGTCATCGTCGCGGGGGCACGGACCCCCATCGGACGCCTGCTCGGCGGGCTCAAGGGGCTCTCCGCGGCCGACCTCGGCGGCGTCGCCATCAAGGCCGCGCTCGAGAAGGCCGGCGTCACCGGCGACCAGGTCGAGTACGTGATCATGGGTCACGTGATCCAGGCCGGGGCCGGCCAGATCACCGCCCGTCAGGCCTCGGTCAAGGGCGGCATCCCGATGAACGTTCCCGCCATCACGATCAACAAGGTGTGCCTGTCCGGCATGAACGCGATCGCGCTCGCCGACCAGCTGATCCGGGCCGGCGAGCACGAGATCGTCGTCGCGGGCGGCATGGAGTCCATGACGCAGGCGCCGCACCTGCTCCCCAAGTCCCGTGAGGGCTTCAAGTACGGCGACACCGCCCTGGTCGACTCGATGGCCTACGACGCCCTCTACGACCAGTTCACCGACCAGCCGATGGGCACGCTGACCGAGGCCTGCAACACGGGGGCCCGCGAGCTGACCCGCGAGGAGCAGGACGCGTTCTCGGCGCGCTCCCACCAGCTCGCCGCTGCCGCGTGGAAGAACGGCGTCTTCGACGACGAGGTGGTCCCGGTCGAGATCCCGCAGCGCAAGGGCGATCCGGTCGTGATCGCGAACGACGAGGGGATCCGCGGCGACACCACGGCGGAGTCGCTCGGCAAGCTGCGCCCGGCGTTCAGCAAGGACGGCACGATCACCGCCGGCTCCTCCTCGCAGATCTCCGACGGCGCCTGCGCCGTGGTCGTGATGAGCAAGGCCAAGGCCGAGGAGCTGGGCCTCACCTGGCTCGCCGAGATCGGCGCCTCCGGTCAGGTCGCGGGCCCGGACTCCAGCCTGCAGAGCCAGCCGGCCAACGCGATCAAGAAGGCCGTCGCCAAGGAGGGCATCTCCGTGGCGGACCTGGACCTGGTCGAGCTGAACGAGGCCTTCGCGGCCGTCGGGATCGTGTCCGCCCGCGAGCTCGGGATCCCCGAGGAGCAGGTCAACGTGAACGGTGGGGCGATCGCGCTGGGTCACCCTGTCGGCATGTCGGGCGCCCGGATCGTGCTGCACCTCGCGCTCGAGCTCAAGCGCCGCGGTGGCGGGGTCGGCGCGGCCGCCCTGTGCGGCGGCGGCGGGCAGGGCGACGCCCTGATCGTGCGTGTCCCGAAGAGCTGA
- a CDS encoding EamA family transporter, with translation MATLAHDEASDRLVPATGGSRLLSGLGFALLSAVSFGMSGALARELLDAGWSAGAIVLVRVGLAALVVVPFGLVALRGRWGLLRRNAGVVAVYGALAVAGAQFCYFSAVAHMQVGPALLIEYTAPAAVVVWLWLRHGQRPGSITLVGAALAAAGLVLVLDLLSGADLSVPGVLWALAAMVGAATYFVISADERSGLPPMVLAAAGLVLGAAVLAALGVVGLLPMRASTDAVTYAGRTVDWWVPLLVLGVVTAAIAYTSGIAAARRLGSRLASFVALIEVLAGVGFAWLLLDELPRAVQLVGGLLILAGVVAVKLGERTTAAVPTPVP, from the coding sequence ATGGCGACGTTGGCCCATGACGAGGCATCCGATCGGCTGGTGCCCGCCACGGGCGGCTCCCGGCTGCTGAGCGGGCTGGGCTTCGCGTTGCTCTCGGCCGTCTCCTTCGGGATGTCCGGCGCCCTCGCTCGGGAGCTCCTCGACGCCGGCTGGAGCGCCGGCGCGATCGTGCTGGTGCGCGTCGGCCTGGCCGCGCTGGTCGTCGTCCCGTTCGGCCTGGTCGCGTTGCGCGGCCGGTGGGGCCTGCTGCGCCGCAACGCCGGCGTGGTCGCGGTGTACGGCGCGCTGGCCGTCGCGGGGGCGCAGTTCTGCTACTTCTCGGCGGTCGCCCACATGCAGGTCGGGCCGGCGCTGCTGATCGAGTACACCGCACCCGCCGCGGTGGTGGTGTGGCTGTGGCTGCGGCACGGGCAGCGCCCCGGGTCGATCACCCTCGTGGGCGCCGCCCTCGCCGCCGCCGGGCTGGTGCTGGTGCTCGACCTGCTCTCCGGGGCCGACCTGAGCGTCCCCGGGGTGCTCTGGGCATTGGCGGCGATGGTCGGCGCGGCGACGTACTTCGTGATCTCCGCCGACGAGCGCAGCGGCCTGCCGCCGATGGTGCTGGCCGCGGCCGGGCTGGTGCTCGGTGCCGCCGTGCTCGCCGCGCTCGGGGTCGTCGGGCTGCTGCCGATGCGCGCGTCGACCGACGCCGTCACCTACGCCGGCCGCACCGTCGACTGGTGGGTGCCGCTGCTCGTGCTCGGCGTGGTGACGGCCGCCATCGCCTACACCAGCGGGATCGCCGCGGCACGGCGGCTCGGCTCGCGGCTCGCGTCCTTCGTCGCGCTGATCGAGGTCCTGGCCGGCGTGGGGTTCGCCTGGCTGCTGCTCGACGAGCTCCCGCGGGCCGTACAGCTGGTGGGCGGCCTGCTGATCCTGGCCGGGGTCGTCGCCGTCAAGCTCGGCGAGCGCACGACCGCGGCCGTCCCCACACCGGTTCCCTGA
- a CDS encoding CGNR zinc finger domain-containing protein — translation MPFTHDTEASLQAAAILANSRLEPDTLTRVEDLDAFYAEFEYTGRHDRDRAELDAVRAIRPALYDLLTADRDHAVEMVNAMLAEAAAVPQLVRHDVWDWHLHAVAPEQDLPTRILVETAMAMIDVIRADEMSRLGVCADDSCDGVVLDLSRNRSKRFCSTACGNRNAVAAYRARRSSREF, via the coding sequence GTGCCGTTCACCCATGACACCGAGGCGTCCCTCCAGGCGGCGGCGATCCTGGCGAACTCGAGGCTGGAGCCGGACACGTTGACCAGGGTCGAGGACCTGGACGCGTTCTACGCCGAGTTCGAGTACACCGGCCGGCACGACCGCGACCGCGCCGAGCTGGACGCGGTCCGAGCGATCCGGCCGGCGCTCTACGACCTGCTCACCGCCGATCGCGACCACGCGGTCGAGATGGTGAACGCGATGCTCGCCGAGGCCGCCGCGGTGCCCCAGCTGGTGCGCCACGACGTCTGGGACTGGCACCTGCACGCGGTCGCACCCGAGCAGGACCTGCCGACCCGGATCCTGGTCGAGACCGCGATGGCGATGATCGACGTGATCCGCGCGGACGAGATGTCGCGCCTCGGGGTGTGCGCCGACGACTCCTGCGACGGCGTGGTCCTCGACCTCTCCCGCAACCGCTCGAAGCGCTTCTGCTCCACCGCCTGCGGCAACCGCAACGCCGTGGCCGCCTACCGCGCCCGCCGGTCGAGTCGGGAGTTCTGA
- a CDS encoding alpha/beta fold hydrolase: protein MVLNESGPHQGLHVTSLGERGPLVAFCHGLFGQGKNWTTVAKAVAEDHRVLLVDMPHHGRSEWVDHFDYVDVADRVAGLFEAEDPVALVGHSMGGKAAMVLALRHPELVERLCVVDVSPVDYEERGEFAGYIDAMLALDLATLEHRRDADAALADAVPSPTVRSFLLQNLHHHAGRWTWRPNLAVLGRDLEALGGWPEDALAGRPPYQRPTLWIAGQRSGYVRDEYAAAMDRWFPLNRRVVVKNAGHWVHSEQPEVFIEVLRRFLAQA, encoded by the coding sequence GTGGTGCTGAACGAGTCCGGCCCCCACCAGGGGCTGCACGTCACGAGCCTGGGGGAGCGCGGTCCGCTGGTCGCCTTCTGCCACGGGCTGTTCGGGCAGGGCAAGAACTGGACGACGGTCGCGAAGGCTGTCGCGGAGGACCATCGGGTGCTGCTGGTCGACATGCCGCACCACGGCCGCTCGGAGTGGGTCGACCACTTCGACTACGTCGACGTCGCCGACCGGGTCGCCGGCCTGTTCGAGGCGGAGGACCCGGTGGCGCTGGTCGGCCACTCGATGGGCGGGAAGGCCGCGATGGTGCTCGCGCTGCGCCACCCCGAGCTGGTCGAGCGGCTGTGCGTGGTGGACGTGTCGCCGGTCGACTACGAGGAGCGGGGCGAGTTCGCCGGCTACATCGACGCGATGCTCGCGCTCGACCTGGCCACGCTCGAGCACCGGCGCGACGCCGACGCGGCGCTGGCCGACGCGGTGCCGAGCCCGACCGTGCGCAGCTTCCTCCTGCAGAACCTGCACCACCACGCGGGGCGGTGGACCTGGCGGCCCAACCTGGCCGTCCTCGGTCGCGACCTGGAGGCTCTCGGCGGCTGGCCCGAGGACGCGCTCGCCGGACGGCCGCCGTACCAGCGCCCGACGCTGTGGATCGCCGGGCAGCGCTCCGGCTACGTCCGCGACGAGTACGCCGCGGCCATGGACCGGTGGTTCCCCCTCAACCGCCGGGTCGTGGTCAAGAACGCCGGCCACTGGGTGCACTCCGAGCAGCCGGAGGTCTTCATCGAGGTGCTGCGCCGCTTCCTCGCCCAGGCCTGA
- a CDS encoding endo alpha-1,4 polygalactosaminidase produces the protein MIRSREVPGQRRNRAAGYVVARLLVALLLVDLLVLALVAVIPATASADPPPVTPLPTGTDVDYQLGGAAEMPDHVGIVVRDRTDSPADGRYNVCYVNGFQTQPDQRRFWKRHWRLVLKDGGEPVADEAWGEWLLDVRTEAKRADLARVVGRWVRGCAADGFDAVEYDNLDSFTRSHRLVARRQALAYARLLVRAGHRAGLAVGQKNLAGYDGTAIGYDFAVAEECGRYRECASYVRHYGDRVLAIEYRRANFRWTCAHVGDRLAVVLRDRDLTPTGVHEWC, from the coding sequence ATGATCCGATCTCGTGAGGTGCCCGGACAACGCCGCAACCGCGCGGCGGGTTACGTCGTCGCCCGGCTTCTGGTCGCGCTGCTTCTGGTCGACCTGCTGGTGCTCGCCCTGGTCGCGGTGATCCCGGCCACGGCCAGCGCCGACCCGCCACCCGTGACACCGCTGCCCACCGGCACCGACGTCGACTACCAGCTGGGCGGCGCCGCCGAGATGCCCGACCACGTCGGGATCGTGGTGCGGGACCGGACGGACAGCCCCGCGGACGGGCGGTACAACGTCTGCTACGTCAACGGCTTCCAGACCCAGCCGGACCAGCGCAGGTTCTGGAAGCGGCACTGGCGCCTGGTGCTGAAGGACGGCGGCGAGCCGGTCGCGGACGAGGCGTGGGGCGAGTGGCTGCTCGACGTACGAACCGAGGCGAAGCGGGCGGACCTGGCCCGTGTCGTCGGGCGCTGGGTCCGCGGCTGTGCCGCCGACGGCTTCGACGCCGTCGAGTACGACAACCTGGACTCGTTCACCCGCAGCCACCGGCTGGTCGCGCGCCGGCAGGCGCTCGCCTACGCGCGCCTGCTCGTCCGCGCGGGGCACCGGGCCGGCCTCGCGGTCGGGCAGAAGAACCTCGCGGGGTACGACGGCACCGCGATCGGCTACGACTTCGCCGTCGCCGAGGAGTGCGGCCGCTACCGCGAGTGCGCCTCGTACGTGCGGCACTACGGTGACCGGGTGCTGGCGATCGAGTACCGGCGCGCCAACTTCCGGTGGACCTGTGCCCACGTCGGCGATCGGCTGGCGGTCGTCCTCCGCGACCGTGACCTGACCCCGACGGGAGTGCACGAGTGGTGCTGA
- a CDS encoding PH domain-containing protein produces MPRWVDPDIARHLLREEGEVIVDEVRHHWCAFVRPMAEVAVAVWLLAVMGVVPLAVAWVPELLSFGLFGHAAWLALREHRDRFVITNMRVFRVHGVLGQSLATMPLSRILDITVRRPMLGRLLGYGHFCFESAAQKQGIRDIRYVSRPYARDLAIQRVVQRAGLRGGRVN; encoded by the coding sequence GTGCCGCGCTGGGTGGACCCCGACATCGCCCGGCACCTGCTGCGCGAGGAGGGCGAGGTCATCGTCGACGAGGTCCGGCACCACTGGTGCGCGTTCGTGCGGCCGATGGCTGAGGTCGCGGTCGCGGTGTGGCTGCTCGCGGTCATGGGTGTGGTGCCGCTGGCCGTCGCGTGGGTGCCGGAGCTGCTCTCGTTCGGGCTCTTCGGGCACGCGGCCTGGTTGGCGTTGCGCGAGCACCGGGACCGGTTCGTGATCACCAACATGCGGGTGTTCCGCGTGCACGGCGTGCTCGGCCAGAGCCTCGCCACGATGCCGCTGAGCCGGATCCTCGACATCACGGTGCGGCGGCCGATGCTCGGGCGACTGCTCGGGTACGGGCACTTCTGCTTCGAGTCCGCCGCCCAGAAGCAGGGCATCCGCGACATCCGCTACGTGTCCCGCCCCTACGCCCGCGACCTCGCCATCCAGCGGGTCGTGCAGCGTGCGGGGCTGCGCGGCGGCCGGGTCAACTGA
- the mce gene encoding methylmalonyl-CoA epimerase — protein MSLDVPAHLFTAIDHVGVAVPDLDAAITFYEEVYGMRLAHQETNEEQGVREAMMAVGDSGSHIQLLAPLDENSTIAKFLDRSGPGIQQMAYRVTDVEAVAAILRERGLRLLYDEPRRGTSKSRVNFIHPKDAGGILVELVEPATEPAD, from the coding sequence ATGAGTCTCGACGTACCGGCACACCTGTTCACCGCGATCGACCACGTGGGCGTGGCCGTCCCCGACCTGGACGCCGCGATCACGTTCTACGAGGAGGTCTACGGGATGCGCCTGGCGCACCAGGAGACCAACGAGGAACAGGGTGTCCGGGAGGCGATGATGGCCGTCGGCGACTCCGGGTCGCACATCCAGCTGCTGGCCCCGCTCGACGAGAACTCGACGATCGCGAAGTTCCTGGACCGCTCCGGTCCGGGCATCCAGCAGATGGCCTACCGGGTCACCGACGTGGAGGCGGTGGCCGCGATCCTGCGCGAGCGCGGGCTGCGGCTCCTGTACGACGAGCCGCGGCGCGGCACGTCCAAATCGCGGGTCAACTTCATCCACCCCAAGGACGCGGGTGGCATCCTGGTCGAGCTTGTCGAGCCGGCCACCGAGCCCGCAGACTGA
- a CDS encoding AI-2E family transporter produces the protein MTDSPRDTPEGDLAATTEAAEDPADAALEADPAGSGEYLGELGAPLSRHSPFVWGFFGGLGLFVAWWLGGLVVSIGPTLVLVVVALFLAAGLNPAVEFFERHGMRRPYAVLTVIVAALAALGLFLVAIVPVITDQVQSITDNAPDWLDSLQQNRRIQELDAEYDVIDKVKEYVSDGNYVSTLFGGVLGIGLAVLSALANAFIVIVLTLYFLASLDKTKKALYQLAPASRRERVALLGDRVLRGVGGYVSGAFIVAMCAGISSLVFLFIVGLGQYAVALAFVVALLDVIPMIGATIGAVVVTAIGFAEDPRIGIACIVFYVIYQQVENYVIYPRVMSRSVDVPGAVTVIAALVGAALLGVVGALLAIPTAAAILMLTREVVVRRQDAR, from the coding sequence GTGACCGACTCCCCCCGGGACACCCCGGAGGGAGACCTCGCCGCCACGACCGAGGCGGCAGAGGACCCGGCCGACGCCGCCCTGGAGGCGGACCCCGCCGGCAGTGGCGAGTACCTCGGCGAGCTCGGCGCGCCGCTCTCCCGGCACTCGCCGTTCGTGTGGGGATTCTTCGGCGGCCTGGGCCTGTTCGTCGCCTGGTGGCTGGGCGGGCTGGTCGTCTCGATCGGCCCCACGCTGGTCCTGGTGGTCGTGGCGCTGTTCCTCGCCGCGGGCCTCAACCCGGCGGTCGAGTTCTTCGAGCGGCACGGCATGCGCCGCCCGTACGCCGTACTCACCGTCATCGTGGCCGCGCTCGCCGCGCTCGGACTGTTCCTCGTCGCGATCGTGCCCGTGATCACCGACCAGGTGCAGTCGATCACCGACAACGCGCCGGACTGGCTCGACAGCCTGCAGCAGAACCGCCGGATCCAAGAGCTCGACGCCGAGTACGACGTGATCGACAAGGTCAAGGAGTACGTCAGCGACGGCAACTACGTCAGCACGCTGTTCGGCGGGGTGCTCGGCATCGGTCTGGCGGTGCTGTCCGCGCTGGCCAACGCCTTCATCGTGATCGTGCTGACGCTGTACTTCCTCGCCTCCCTCGACAAGACCAAGAAGGCGCTCTACCAGCTCGCTCCGGCCTCGCGCCGCGAGCGGGTCGCCCTGCTCGGCGACCGGGTGCTGCGCGGGGTCGGCGGCTACGTCTCCGGCGCCTTCATCGTCGCGATGTGCGCCGGCATCTCGTCCCTGGTCTTCCTGTTCATCGTCGGGCTCGGGCAGTACGCCGTCGCGCTGGCCTTCGTGGTGGCGCTGCTCGACGTGATCCCGATGATCGGCGCGACCATCGGCGCGGTCGTCGTGACGGCGATCGGCTTCGCCGAGGACCCGAGGATCGGGATCGCCTGCATCGTCTTCTACGTCATCTACCAGCAGGTGGAGAACTACGTGATCTACCCCCGGGTGATGTCCCGCTCCGTCGACGTCCCCGGCGCCGTCACCGTCATCGCCGCGCTCGTGGGCGCGGCCCTGCTCGGCGTGGTCGGCGCGTTGCTCGCCATCCCCACCGCCGCCGCCATCTTGATGCTCACCCGCGAGGTCGTCGTCCGCCGCCAGGACGCCCGCTGA
- the meaB gene encoding methylmalonyl Co-A mutase-associated GTPase MeaB — protein MSRRADDAGAVPGLVERARAGEARAVARLISLVEDESPLLREVMAALAPHTGHAQVIGITGSPGVGKSTSTSALVAELRRADKRVGVLAVDPSSPFSGGALLGDRVRMQDHALDRDVYIRSMASRGHLGGLAWSTPQALRVLDAAGCDVVLVETVGVGQSEVEIAGLADTTMVLLAPGMGDGIQAAKAGILEIGDLYVVNKADRDGADQVRRDLRSMLALADRPEGAWKPPIVKTVAHRGEGLDEVAAEIDRHREWLESSGELERRRRRRARDEIEAIAVTALRQRWGDVHGRSELDDLAAAVVAGETDPYAAADELLGTLTD, from the coding sequence GTGTCCCGAAGAGCTGACGACGCCGGCGCCGTCCCGGGCCTCGTCGAGCGCGCCCGCGCCGGCGAGGCCCGGGCGGTCGCCCGGCTGATCTCGCTCGTCGAGGACGAGTCTCCGCTGCTGCGCGAGGTGATGGCGGCGCTCGCGCCCCACACCGGGCACGCCCAGGTCATCGGCATCACCGGCTCCCCGGGTGTCGGCAAGTCGACCTCGACCAGCGCGCTGGTCGCCGAGCTGCGCCGCGCCGACAAGCGGGTCGGCGTACTGGCGGTGGACCCGTCCTCGCCGTTCTCCGGCGGCGCGCTCCTCGGCGACCGGGTCCGGATGCAGGACCACGCGCTGGACCGCGACGTCTACATCCGGTCGATGGCCTCGCGCGGGCACCTCGGCGGCCTCGCCTGGAGCACCCCGCAGGCGCTGCGGGTCCTCGACGCCGCCGGCTGCGACGTGGTGCTCGTCGAGACCGTCGGCGTCGGCCAGAGCGAGGTCGAGATCGCGGGCCTCGCCGACACCACGATGGTGCTGCTCGCGCCCGGGATGGGCGACGGCATCCAGGCCGCGAAGGCCGGCATCCTCGAGATCGGCGACCTGTACGTCGTCAACAAGGCCGACCGCGACGGTGCCGACCAGGTGCGCCGTGACCTGCGCTCGATGCTGGCGCTCGCCGACCGGCCGGAGGGGGCGTGGAAGCCGCCGATCGTCAAGACCGTCGCCCACCGCGGCGAGGGGCTCGACGAGGTCGCGGCCGAGATCGACCGGCATCGGGAGTGGCTGGAGTCCAGCGGCGAGCTGGAGCGGCGCCGTCGGCGCCGGGCCCGCGACGAGATCGAGGCGATCGCGGTGACGGCGCTGCGACAGCGGTGGGGCGACGTGCACGGGCGCTCCGAGCTCGACGACCTGGCGGCCGCGGTGGTCGCCGGCGAGACCGACCCGTACGCCGCGGCCGACGAGCTGCTGGGCACGCTCACCGACTGA
- the ccrA gene encoding crotonyl-CoA carboxylase/reductase, protein MQHILDAIMAASDDPRSATEADFAGLDLPESYRAVTVHKDEVDMFDGLATKEKDPRKSLHVEDVPLPELGPGEAYVAVMASAINYNTVWTSIFEPASTFGFLERYGRLSPLAKRHDLPYHVVGSDLAGVVLATGPGVHLWKPGTEVVAHCLSVELEHPDGHSDTMLDPEQRIWGFETNFGGLAQIALVKANQLMPKPAHLTWEEAASPGLVNCTAYRQLVSKNGGDMKQGDNVLIWGASGGLGGFATQYALNGGANPICVVSSEEKAEICRKMGAELIINRNEEGYRFWKDEQTQDPREWKRFGSKIRELTGGEDIDIVFEHPGRETFGASVYVTRKGGTITTCASTSGYMHEYDNRYLWMSLKKIISSHFANYRESWEANRLIAKGKIHPTLSKTYALDDVGQATLDVHQNLHQGKVGVLCLAPEEGLGVRDHEMRARHLEEINRFRDL, encoded by the coding sequence GTGCAGCACATCCTCGACGCGATCATGGCCGCCTCCGACGACCCGCGGAGTGCCACCGAGGCCGACTTCGCCGGCCTCGACCTGCCCGAGTCCTACCGGGCGGTGACGGTGCACAAGGACGAGGTCGACATGTTCGACGGCCTCGCCACGAAGGAGAAGGACCCGCGCAAGTCGCTGCACGTCGAGGACGTGCCGCTGCCCGAGCTCGGCCCCGGCGAGGCCTACGTCGCGGTGATGGCGTCGGCGATCAACTACAACACGGTGTGGACCTCGATCTTCGAGCCCGCCTCCACGTTCGGCTTCCTGGAGCGCTACGGGCGGCTCTCGCCGCTGGCCAAGCGGCACGACCTGCCCTACCACGTGGTCGGTTCCGACCTCGCCGGCGTGGTGCTCGCCACCGGGCCCGGCGTGCATCTGTGGAAGCCGGGCACCGAGGTCGTGGCGCACTGCCTCTCGGTCGAGCTGGAGCACCCCGACGGCCACAGCGACACGATGCTCGACCCCGAGCAGCGGATCTGGGGGTTCGAGACGAACTTCGGCGGGCTGGCCCAGATCGCACTGGTCAAGGCCAACCAGCTGATGCCCAAGCCCGCCCACCTGACCTGGGAGGAGGCCGCCTCCCCCGGTCTGGTCAACTGCACGGCGTACCGCCAGCTGGTCTCCAAGAACGGCGGCGACATGAAGCAGGGCGACAACGTGCTGATCTGGGGCGCCTCGGGCGGCCTGGGCGGCTTCGCGACCCAGTACGCCCTCAACGGCGGCGCCAACCCGATCTGCGTGGTCTCGAGTGAGGAGAAGGCCGAGATCTGCCGCAAGATGGGCGCCGAGCTGATCATCAACCGCAACGAGGAGGGCTACCGGTTCTGGAAGGACGAGCAGACCCAGGACCCGCGGGAGTGGAAGCGCTTCGGCTCCAAGATCCGCGAGCTCACCGGCGGTGAGGACATCGACATCGTCTTCGAGCACCCCGGCCGCGAGACCTTCGGCGCGTCGGTCTACGTGACCCGCAAGGGCGGCACGATCACCACCTGCGCGTCGACCTCGGGCTACATGCACGAGTACGACAACCGCTACCTGTGGATGAGCCTCAAGAAGATCATCTCCTCCCACTTCGCCAACTACCGCGAGTCCTGGGAGGCCAACCGGCTGATCGCCAAGGGCAAGATCCACCCGACCCTGTCCAAGACCTACGCCCTCGACGACGTCGGCCAGGCCACCCTCGACGTCCACCAGAACCTCCACCAGGGCAAGGTCGGCGTGCTCTGCCTGGCCCCCGAGGAGGGCCTCGGCGTCCGCGACCACGAGATGCGCGCGCGCCACCTCGAGGAGATCAACCGCTTCCGCGACCTGTGA